From one Lycium barbarum isolate Lr01 chromosome 6, ASM1917538v2, whole genome shotgun sequence genomic stretch:
- the LOC132645048 gene encoding squamosa promoter-binding-like protein 7: protein MDTNNQASSPSQTGAPTQLRNNTHMMLPDDPTPSSSLFDWSDLLEFNLDEQLSISFDDPPDPLQPVIIPEDDSPGRIRKRDPRMVCSNFLAGRIPCACPELDEKMEEEELAGFGPGKKRARTVRVGSGARCQVPDCEADITELKGYHKRHRVCLRCANATAVLLDGQSKRYCQQCGKFHILSDFDEGKRSCRRKLERHNNRRRRKATDSSKSPVEKESQQVTTADDVSGDDDIIKDSTCMASQLGEREILLESEGHVPISSTQGIQNNHSDSFTASGETQVDAEKENSKNSHSPSYYDNKSAFSSVCPTGRISFKLYDWNPAEFPRRLRHQIFQWLASMPVELEGYIRPGCTILTVFIAMPTFKWGKLLEDPGAHLNELIASPGNMLRGRGSFLVYLNNMVFRVTKGGNSVVKVKLKGPAPKLISIHPACFEAGKPMEFFACGSNLMQPRFRFLLSFGGRYLGNDISVARSGCKIECDSSCMEHQFLKIHVPRTEADLFGPAFVEVENESGLSNFIPILIAEKDICAEMKEIQRKFCSGGSESTAFCSPCEASTSRTSEFSEFMLDIAWLLREPSSENVQILASVQMQRFNYLLNILMESQSTIILERVLSYFENMVKRNFLAGITDAEMRLFQRNIHEKRNLLKERLHTKECFAGDSGQLMQEANTSSQIFQNHMQSVFPVINQETEVPHKQNTEFGSTYWESTSTVPLLDAELALRVKEEQSGKPCGFLVRKTVLTSRTLVFLITGFALCLGLCATFLHPRKVGELAMTIRRCLFDKT from the exons ATGGATACTAATAATCAAGCTTCTTCACCATCACAAACCGGAGCTCCGACCCAATTAAGGAACAACACCCATATGATGCTTCCTGATGACCCGACACCTTCTTCCTCTCTCTTTGACTGGTCCGATTTACTCGAATTCAACCTCGATGAACAATTATCCATCTCATTCGATGACCCGCCCGACCCATTACAACCCGTAATAATACCAGAAGATGATTCTCCGGGTCGGATCAGGAAGAGAGACCCGAGGATGGTTTGTTCGAACTTTCTAGCGGGTCGGATTCCATGTGCTTGTCCTGAGTTAGATGAGAAGATGGAAGAAGAGGAGCTGGCAGGGTTTGGGCCTGGGAAGAAACGGGCTAGGACTGTACGGGTCGGATCCGGGGCGAGGTGTCAAGTACCCGATTGTGAAGCGGATATTACTGAGCTTAAAGGGTATCATAAGAGACATAGGGTTTGCTTACGTTGTGCTAATGCAACTGCTGTCTTGCTTGATGGACAGAGCAAGAGATATTGTCAGCAGTGTGGCAA GTTTCATATTTTGTCAGATTTTGATGAAGGTAAACGTAGTTGTAGACGAAAATTAGAGCGGCATAACAACAGGCGTAGGAGAAAAGCCACCGATTCTTCCAAATCGCCTGTTGAGAAGGAATCTCAGCAGGTCACGACGGCTGATGATGTTAGCGGTGATGACGACATTATCAAAG ATAGCACATGCATGGCCAGCCAGTTAGGAGAAAGGGAAATCCTATTAGAATCTGAAGGACATGTGCCAATAAGCTCCACTCAAGGCATCCAAAATAATCACAGTGATAGTTTCACTGCTTCTGGTGAAACACAGGTTGATGCGGAAAAAGAGAACTCCAAAAATTCCCATTCTCCATCCTATTATGACAACAAGAGTGCTTTTTCTTCAGTG TGCCCCACTGGTCGGATCTCATTCAAGCTTTATGATTGGAACCCTGCAGAGTTCCCTCGAAGACTCCGGCACCAA ATCTTCCAGTGGTTGGCCAGTATGCCTGTCGAATTGGAGGGTTATATTCGACCAGGTTGTACAATCTTGACGGTTTTTATTGCAATGCCGACATTCAAGTGGGGTAAG TTACTAGAAGACCCAGGTGCACATCTAAATGAGTTAATTGCATCACCTGGAAACATGCTTCGCGGAAGAGGAAGCTTTCTTGTTTATCTCAACAACATGGTATTTCGGGTTACCAAAG GTGGAAATTCAGTAGTGAAAGTCAAACTAAAGGGACCAGCACCAAAGCTTATTTCTATTCATCCTGCATGCTTTGAGGCTGGCAAGCCTATGGAGTTTTTCGCCTGTGGAAGCAATCTAATGCAGCCCAGATTCCG GTTTCTTCTGTCATTTGGGGGAAGGTACTTGGGGAATGATATCAGTGTTGCACGATCAGGCTGTAAAATTGAATGTGATTCTAGTTGCATGGAGCATCAGTTTTTAAAGATACATGTCCCTAGAACTGAAGCAGATCTTTTTGGCCCTGCTTTTGTAGAG GTCGAGAATGAATCTGGCTTATCTAACTTCATCCCCATCCTCATTGCGGAAAAGGATATTTGTGCAGAAATGAAGGAAATACAACGGAAGTTTTGTTCTGGAGGGTCAGAATCCACTGCTTTTTGTTCTCCATGTGAAGCTTCCACTTCTAGAACATCAGAATTCTCAGAGTTTATGTTGGATATAGCATGGTTACTAAGGGAGCCTTCATCAGAAAATGTTCAGATTCTGGCGTCTGTACAGATGCAGAGATTTAATTATTTATTGAACATTTTAATGGAAAGTCAGTCTACTATTATTTTGGAAAGAGTATTGTCTTATTTTGAAAACATGGTGAAGAGAAACTTTTTAGCTGGCATCACTGATGCTGAAATGAGGCTTTTTCAGAGGAATATTCACGAGAAACGTAATCTGCTTAAGGAAAGATTGCATACAAAGGAATGTTTTGCGGGAGATTCGGGACAACTCATGCAGGAGGCCAATACTTCTAGTCAAATCTTCCAAAATCATATGCAATCTGTTTTTCCAGTTATCAATCAG GAAACAGAGGTACCACATAAGCAGAACACAGAATTTGGTTCGACTTATTGGGAGAGTACTTCAACAGTCCCACTTTTGGATGCAGAATTGGCATTGAGAGTGAAGGAGGAGCAATCAGGGAAGCCCTGTGGGTTCTTGGTTAGAAAGACAGTTTTGACGTCTCGTACTCTCGTTTTTTTAATCACTGGTTTTGCTTTATGCCTTGGTCTATGTGCGACATTCCTGCACCCCAGAAAAGTTGGTGAACTCGCAATGACAATCCGGAGGTGTCTGTTTGACAAAACTTAA